A genome region from Chryseobacterium indicum includes the following:
- a CDS encoding winged helix-turn-helix transcriptional regulator, translating into MRERKIPLNLNCGLDLIGEVLYGKWKIRLLWFINEGYKRPSELQRKIPDASRRVLNIQLKELEDHELVSKMIYPVVPPKVEYSLTEFGKTLIPVIAALGNWADTHEEHLRNVIKKTELLIDE; encoded by the coding sequence ATGAGAGAAAGAAAAATTCCACTGAATCTTAATTGCGGTCTGGATCTGATCGGCGAAGTACTTTACGGAAAATGGAAAATCCGTTTGCTGTGGTTCATTAACGAAGGTTATAAGCGCCCAAGCGAACTGCAGCGTAAAATTCCCGATGCTTCCAGAAGAGTTCTGAATATTCAGCTGAAAGAGCTCGAAGATCACGAGTTGGTTTCCAAAATGATCTATCCGGTTGTTCCTCCAAAGGTTGAATATTCACTTACAGAGTTCGGGAAGACTTTAATTCCGGTAATTGCAGCTTTGGGCAATTGGGCAGATACACACGAAGAACACCTGCGAAACGTTATAAAAAAGACGGAATTACTGATTGATGAATAG
- a CDS encoding SDR family oxidoreductase produces MEQFNFNNELSGRTALVTGGTKGAGKAIAERLLQAGATVIITARNAPEEENSHLHFIPSDLSKPEGIQKVITEVLSAYGKLDILINNLGGSSTPAGGFAALSDEDWESTFQANLFAPVRLDRGFLPQMIERKSGIIIHIASIQGKLPLYDSTLPYAAAKAGLRNYSKSLSNEVTPKGVRVLTVSPGWINTTASEAWLGEIARNSNSTVEEAQQSVMDALGGIPFGRPAEPKEVAELVGFLVSPRARYLTGAEFVIDGGTIPTV; encoded by the coding sequence ATGGAACAATTTAATTTCAACAACGAGTTATCCGGCAGAACTGCATTGGTAACAGGAGGTACAAAAGGAGCCGGAAAAGCTATTGCCGAAAGACTTTTGCAGGCAGGTGCAACGGTTATCATCACCGCAAGAAATGCACCGGAGGAAGAAAACAGCCATCTGCATTTCATTCCTTCAGATTTAAGCAAACCGGAAGGGATACAGAAAGTAATCACGGAAGTGCTTTCAGCTTACGGAAAGCTGGATATTCTTATTAACAACCTTGGCGGTTCATCTACACCGGCAGGCGGTTTTGCCGCATTATCCGACGAAGACTGGGAGTCTACTTTTCAGGCTAATCTCTTTGCTCCTGTACGTCTGGACAGAGGATTTTTACCGCAGATGATCGAGAGAAAAAGCGGTATTATTATCCACATCGCATCCATTCAGGGTAAACTGCCGCTTTATGATTCCACTCTGCCTTACGCTGCTGCAAAAGCAGGATTGAGAAACTATAGTAAAAGTTTATCAAACGAAGTGACTCCTAAAGGTGTTCGAGTACTGACGGTTTCTCCGGGCTGGATCAATACGACCGCATCGGAAGCATGGCTGGGTGAAATTGCAAGAAACTCAAACAGTACCGTAGAGGAAGCTCAGCAAAGCGTGATGGATGCCTTGGGCGGCATTCCTTTCGGAAGACCTGCCGAACCGAAAGAAGTGGCAGAACTGGTGGGCTTTCTGGTATCACCAAGAGCCCGTTATTTAACAGGAGCCGAATTTGTAATCGATGGCGGTACGATACCTACAGTTTAA
- a CDS encoding leucine-rich repeat domain-containing protein, translating into MELLSELKKLITNSTKESIQQAKDIASENQLNVIAEICDFFEATLDDGSYYVHEIKRFLSANFEHYPSHHLSLTPLNFSGIVMDYYYSKKTMFGPRLPDAIGCLQSLTSFACDGCFDELPIGFAKLTNLKKLDLSQNKMKEFPEMILRFKKLEHLDLSLNSEITEIPDGIENLKKLKILKLGYNDIEELPQNIGLLSDLEEIRVQGNKLKAIPASFGLLTKLKKCDFSENAISGIPQELKNLDQLESVNFSDNPLSTEDELLLMHLNPAAHTFTSIEKALIYKDKVTILNLSKQNLKEVPLTVGELKNLKSLDLSENKLTELPEIIIQLTELTYLNLNRNQLQKAHSGIGKLKKLENLDLSRNQLTDISIDFSKLKKLHTLSLDYNKLQELPSSIGELKKLDFLSIANNKLNTLPDTIGNLKKLRCIFLNHNTITELPKEVGQLSGLKVLELSFNQLSSLPQDAEQLSNLRELNMEGNRLNEFPTSIVKLKRLEILDLSENDIKVIPSSVEYLIKLKDLNLHDNQVEELPASIAKMPALFSIGMDNNRLNALPKELKNAKKLKELSLIDNDFTEEEQDEIQDIFSEIEFIF; encoded by the coding sequence ATGGAACTTTTATCTGAATTAAAAAAACTTATTACCAACAGCACTAAAGAAAGCATCCAGCAGGCAAAAGATATTGCTTCAGAAAACCAACTCAATGTAATTGCGGAGATTTGCGATTTCTTTGAAGCAACACTTGATGATGGAAGCTATTATGTACACGAAATCAAACGCTTTTTGTCAGCTAATTTTGAACATTACCCTTCCCATCATTTATCTCTTACACCTCTGAATTTTAGCGGCATTGTAATGGATTATTACTATTCTAAAAAAACAATGTTCGGTCCCAGGTTACCGGATGCTATAGGCTGCCTGCAAAGCCTTACTTCTTTTGCCTGCGACGGCTGTTTTGATGAGTTGCCTATTGGTTTTGCAAAACTGACCAACCTTAAAAAGCTGGATCTCTCTCAAAACAAAATGAAAGAATTTCCGGAAATGATTCTTCGCTTTAAAAAACTTGAACATCTTGATCTTTCGTTAAATTCAGAAATAACAGAGATTCCGGATGGGATAGAAAATTTAAAGAAGCTTAAAATATTGAAACTTGGCTACAACGACATTGAAGAACTTCCTCAAAACATTGGGTTATTATCCGACTTGGAGGAAATTCGTGTTCAGGGCAATAAACTGAAAGCTATTCCGGCATCTTTTGGGTTGCTCACTAAGCTTAAAAAGTGTGATTTTAGTGAGAATGCTATTTCCGGAATTCCTCAGGAACTCAAAAATCTTGATCAGCTTGAATCTGTAAATTTTTCAGATAACCCTCTCTCTACTGAAGATGAACTTTTGCTGATGCATCTTAATCCTGCAGCCCATACATTTACATCTATTGAAAAAGCATTAATTTATAAGGATAAAGTTACCATTTTAAACCTTAGCAAACAGAATCTAAAGGAAGTTCCGCTTACTGTTGGTGAGTTGAAAAATCTGAAAAGTTTGGATCTGAGTGAAAATAAACTTACCGAATTGCCGGAAATAATTATCCAATTGACAGAGCTTACTTATCTGAATCTTAACAGAAACCAACTTCAAAAAGCGCATTCAGGAATTGGTAAACTTAAAAAGTTGGAAAATCTGGATTTGTCCCGTAATCAGCTTACCGACATCAGCATTGATTTTAGTAAACTAAAGAAACTACATACCTTATCTTTAGATTATAATAAACTTCAGGAATTACCTTCAAGCATAGGTGAGCTCAAAAAACTTGACTTCCTTTCCATTGCCAATAACAAACTGAATACATTACCAGATACCATTGGAAATCTTAAAAAACTAAGATGTATATTCTTGAATCATAATACAATAACGGAATTACCAAAAGAAGTCGGGCAGCTTTCCGGTTTAAAAGTTCTTGAATTGTCATTCAATCAACTGAGCTCTCTGCCACAGGACGCCGAACAGTTATCAAACTTGAGAGAGTTGAACATGGAAGGAAACCGCCTCAATGAATTTCCGACATCTATCGTCAAACTTAAAAGACTGGAAATACTGGATCTGAGTGAAAATGACATTAAAGTAATCCCTTCTTCCGTAGAGTACCTGATAAAGCTGAAGGATCTTAATCTGCATGATAACCAGGTAGAAGAACTGCCCGCCTCTATTGCAAAAATGCCTGCCTTGTTTTCTATAGGTATGGACAATAATAGGCTGAACGCTTTACCAAAAGAATTGAAGAATGCTAAAAAGCTGAAAGAGCTCTCACTCATTGACAATGATTTTACGGAAGAAGAGCAAGACGAAATACAGGATATATTCTCAGAAATTGAATTTATATTTTAA
- a CDS encoding leucine-rich repeat domain-containing protein produces MSDPKTITQKLEDSLNIKFEEWDRKIKKSGKSYYNGYNHLYLSNLHFEDFSALEPVFDKIHYLTLTECSIASLEDIEKIKLQYLTLRKCSIEATFDPDIPKAKTSHGHFQCLILEEMNLPHPGFFLPVSNHLEYVTFTKCTVNNIQELNLFPALYSLTINDTNFIEAKSDIQYQRNKGKFTFLDFENMKLKNFNLFIPISNGVSNLSLHNCEIESLKSICQFPDLKKLGLHPDIKIHDLIIPDHDIKPFELERCVISRQPPKFGWDPDWTIQNFDTKLLASIAPYIKHLMIEDYNLINTDYLENFSKLNELYFNRCSIDLNDYSSIAPQIQQINFEGTEVRNQKAFRYFTKLENIRFHAEHSGRGDHHINIKKLLPLKRSLKGFDVWDSNDIGMIKNLNEIKHFTALEKIKTSTDCLEIAQDILAINSLKELLLIIEKQKKKKKKKHKIAEPITLDLQELKNIENLWLSTCNNFYFEGLGHLKSLQTLTLSDDGDLENLALLPALEKLIVEGEIINKLPRLEQLKILDLKIEKNCEVPVTLLNKFPNLEKLRVSFYGEQKIDFSGLDKLKVLICECYNFENVIAFENMPNLEELDLSRCEISRISKLDHLINLKTLDLAENYIESLEGLEKLKNLERLNLSYHKISDFSLLNTFPKLREVNVPSSNIKKEDIEKQLDKPEILLWIYSPFRIGLEKSLYISGN; encoded by the coding sequence ATGAGTGATCCTAAAACTATTACCCAAAAACTTGAAGATTCCCTTAATATCAAATTTGAAGAATGGGACAGAAAAATAAAAAAGAGCGGAAAATCTTATTATAATGGCTATAATCATTTATATCTCTCAAACTTACATTTTGAAGATTTCTCTGCGCTTGAGCCTGTTTTTGACAAAATTCATTATTTGACATTAACAGAATGTTCCATCGCCAGTCTGGAAGATATAGAAAAAATAAAACTGCAATACCTCACGCTTAGAAAATGTTCTATTGAAGCAACTTTCGATCCTGATATTCCAAAAGCCAAAACCTCACATGGTCATTTTCAATGTTTAATTCTGGAAGAGATGAATCTTCCACATCCCGGATTTTTCCTGCCTGTTTCCAATCATCTGGAATATGTTACCTTTACTAAATGTACAGTTAATAATATTCAGGAACTAAATCTTTTTCCTGCTTTATATAGTCTTACAATCAATGACACCAATTTCATTGAGGCAAAAAGCGACATTCAATATCAACGAAATAAAGGAAAATTTACTTTTTTAGATTTTGAGAATATGAAGTTGAAGAACTTTAATCTCTTCATCCCAATTTCAAATGGGGTAAGTAATTTGTCTTTACACAATTGTGAAATAGAGAGCTTAAAAAGTATCTGTCAGTTCCCTGATTTAAAAAAACTAGGTTTACACCCTGATATAAAAATTCATGATCTTATTATTCCTGATCATGATATAAAACCCTTTGAGCTGGAGAGATGTGTGATCTCGAGACAACCACCGAAGTTTGGTTGGGATCCGGACTGGACTATCCAAAATTTTGATACAAAACTTCTGGCATCAATAGCCCCTTATATCAAACATTTGATGATAGAAGATTACAACCTCATCAATACAGATTACCTAGAAAACTTTTCAAAATTAAATGAACTTTATTTTAACAGATGTTCTATTGATCTGAATGATTATTCATCAATAGCACCACAGATTCAGCAGATTAACTTTGAAGGAACGGAGGTCAGAAATCAAAAGGCTTTCAGATATTTTACAAAGCTGGAAAACATCCGGTTCCATGCCGAACATTCCGGAAGAGGAGATCATCATATAAATATTAAGAAACTTTTACCTCTGAAACGAAGTTTAAAAGGTTTTGATGTATGGGATTCGAATGACATTGGGATGATTAAAAATCTGAATGAAATAAAACATTTTACTGCCTTAGAAAAAATTAAAACCTCAACAGACTGTCTTGAAATTGCTCAGGATATTTTGGCAATAAATTCCCTTAAAGAGCTTCTCCTTATTATTGAGAAACAAAAAAAGAAAAAGAAAAAGAAACATAAAATTGCAGAGCCTATAACACTGGATTTACAAGAACTGAAAAATATTGAAAATTTATGGTTATCCACATGTAATAATTTTTATTTTGAAGGATTAGGACATCTCAAATCCTTACAGACACTTACACTAAGTGATGATGGTGATCTGGAAAATCTCGCTCTGTTACCTGCACTTGAAAAACTTATTGTGGAGGGAGAAATCATCAATAAACTACCCAGATTAGAGCAATTAAAAATATTAGACTTAAAAATTGAAAAAAACTGCGAAGTTCCCGTAACATTGTTAAATAAATTTCCAAATCTTGAAAAACTTAGAGTGAGTTTTTATGGTGAACAAAAAATAGATTTTAGTGGATTAGATAAATTAAAAGTTTTGATTTGTGAATGCTACAATTTTGAAAATGTAATCGCTTTTGAGAACATGCCCAACCTTGAAGAACTTGATCTTAGTCGCTGTGAGATTTCCCGTATATCCAAACTAGATCATCTTATCAATTTAAAAACACTTGATCTGGCAGAAAATTACATTGAAAGTCTGGAAGGTCTGGAAAAGCTGAAAAACCTTGAACGCCTGAATCTTTCTTATCATAAAATCTCTGATTTCAGTCTTTTGAATACATTTCCCAAACTTCGTGAAGTAAATGTTCCCTCTTCTAATATAAAAAAAGAAGATATTGAAAAACAACTTGATAAACCGGAGATTTTACTCTGGATCTATTCTCCTTTTCGCATCGGCCTTGAAAAATCCCTTTATATATCTGGCAATTAA
- a CDS encoding LacI family DNA-binding transcriptional regulator, producing the protein MNKKNATIYDISKKLNVSVATVSRALNDHPRISEATKELVRKTAKEMNYKQNNLAKALKSGETKNVGIIVPFVNTNFFSSVIRGIEEELSPFGYHVIICQSHEDVNIEKRQLNTLLNAQVDGIFISVSKTTVNTEHIQSILDTSNTPIIFFDRKKDISGISTVTIDDYRGGYLATEHLIKEGYKNICHFAGDLNLEIYQNRLNGYKQALTDHDFKVKEENIVITESSVDAGIDAIKKLWDRKSVPDAIFSSSDFAALGACQELKKRNIKIPQEVAVIGFSNEPFTQFMELPISSVDQTPVMMGKMAGQVFIESVKENSFGVSIEKKVVLAPQLHIRKSSKRK; encoded by the coding sequence ATGAATAAAAAAAATGCCACGATATACGATATTTCGAAGAAGCTAAATGTAAGTGTGGCAACGGTTTCCAGAGCATTGAACGATCATCCGAGAATAAGTGAGGCAACGAAGGAACTGGTAAGAAAAACTGCCAAAGAAATGAACTATAAGCAGAACAATCTTGCCAAAGCCTTAAAAAGTGGTGAAACGAAGAATGTAGGAATCATCGTACCTTTCGTAAATACCAATTTTTTCTCTTCCGTGATCCGCGGAATTGAGGAAGAACTTTCCCCTTTTGGATATCATGTCATCATCTGCCAAAGTCATGAGGATGTTAACATCGAGAAAAGACAGCTTAATACGCTGCTGAATGCACAGGTGGACGGAATTTTCATCTCGGTTTCCAAAACCACGGTAAATACAGAACATATCCAAAGTATTCTGGATACTTCCAATACACCGATTATCTTTTTCGACCGTAAAAAAGACATTTCAGGAATCAGCACCGTAACAATTGACGATTATCGCGGCGGGTATCTTGCGACAGAACATCTTATAAAAGAGGGCTATAAAAATATCTGCCATTTCGCCGGCGACCTGAATCTTGAAATTTACCAGAATCGTCTGAACGGCTACAAACAGGCTCTTACGGATCATGATTTTAAGGTGAAGGAAGAAAATATCGTTATTACGGAGAGTTCTGTGGATGCAGGAATTGATGCTATAAAAAAACTATGGGACAGAAAATCTGTTCCCGATGCCATTTTTTCGTCCAGTGATTTTGCTGCGTTGGGAGCCTGTCAGGAACTAAAAAAACGGAACATCAAAATTCCTCAGGAAGTTGCCGTTATTGGTTTTTCGAATGAGCCTTTCACCCAGTTTATGGAGCTTCCGATCAGTTCTGTAGACCAGACTCCGGTCATGATGGGGAAAATGGCAGGACAGGTTTTTATCGAAAGTGTAAAGGAAAACAGCTTTGGTGTTTCCATCGAGAAAAAAGTGGTACTGGCTCCTCAGCTTCATATCAGGAAATCTTCCAAGAGGAAGTAA
- a CDS encoding nuclear transport factor 2 family protein has translation MNLPKVITDLVEAQNNFDSLAYAECFSETAVVFDEGKTHTGKKEIQEWIKEANEKYQSVMAPVAYSETEEILKAEVSGNFPGSPIVLSYHLKLEDGLIQSLKITG, from the coding sequence ATGAATTTACCAAAAGTAATAACAGATCTTGTAGAGGCACAGAATAATTTCGACAGCCTTGCTTATGCCGAGTGTTTCTCTGAAACAGCAGTAGTTTTTGACGAAGGAAAAACGCATACGGGAAAAAAAGAAATTCAGGAATGGATAAAAGAAGCCAATGAAAAATACCAGTCTGTAATGGCTCCTGTAGCCTATTCTGAGACCGAAGAAATCCTGAAAGCTGAGGTATCCGGTAATTTTCCGGGCAGCCCGATTGTTTTATCCTATCATTTAAAATTGGAGGACGGACTTATTCAGTCTCTAAAGATCACCGGCTGA
- a CDS encoding leucine-rich repeat domain-containing protein, whose product MKDTDTIISQLENTLNIKFEKENPKDENLCYISERLSYLTLSNIHLENFSVLEPIFNTLQTLILTECSISDAKDLHLLYGLDHLKMKKCSIFTEDTFDPNISKAETIPGNFSNISLEDMDIPHPGFFLPVSNYLYNFSFTRCKVGNISELNLFPRLNSLTIEDTRFNESENDIQYQRETKGGLRFLIFDSMKLKNFDFFIPVSKEITVLKLYNCELDSLKDISQFPDLKRLYLDPDLKINDSNPDYDNSKKFTLKECVIESFVSFYDWTPDVVQPDFDAKLLLSAAPYLRNLTVEGYKLTHTDYLKHLPKLDQLTFEKCTVDLEDYLSVAPQIKKIRFRMTEIKNQNAFRYFIKLKKIDFSVNRYEEQYFVDIEKLLPLKESLKKINLLDREVFLNIEQIKYFTALEKLIITATSLEFAQEILSIESLKNLELGIYPQEDKPENNRSFILDLQHLKNVEKLQLYTNEDFYFRGIGYLKSLKMLILEDDGDLENLAQLPSLKKLFIEVSEIDKLPRLEQVKVLKLYSRGKYCKINLPDKFPNLKKLDLTTSQKQKIKLNDLEKLKILTLFGSDFDGIVSLENLPKLEELDLGYCGLSKVTKLDNLTHLKTLNLEENEIENIDGLENLKNLERLNLFDNKIDDISVLNKLPKLREANLAGNKIKKVDAEKQLDNPEVAIWYYRPFTPFQIIID is encoded by the coding sequence ATGAAAGATACAGATACTATTATCAGCCAGCTCGAAAACACTCTCAATATTAAATTTGAAAAAGAAAATCCCAAAGACGAAAACCTTTGCTATATTTCAGAAAGATTAAGTTATTTAACGCTTTCAAATATTCACCTTGAAAATTTCTCTGTTCTAGAACCTATTTTCAACACTCTGCAAACACTCATATTAACAGAATGTTCTATTTCGGATGCTAAAGATCTGCATCTTCTGTATGGACTAGATCATCTTAAAATGAAGAAATGTTCTATTTTCACGGAAGATACTTTTGATCCGAATATTTCAAAAGCTGAAACCATTCCCGGAAATTTCTCTAATATCAGTCTGGAAGATATGGATATTCCCCATCCCGGATTTTTCCTGCCTGTCTCTAACTATCTTTATAATTTTTCATTCACAAGATGTAAAGTCGGTAACATTTCTGAACTGAATCTTTTTCCCAGACTAAACAGTCTCACGATAGAAGACACCCGTTTCAACGAATCAGAAAACGATATTCAATATCAAAGAGAAACGAAAGGTGGATTAAGATTTTTAATTTTCGACAGTATGAAATTGAAGAACTTCGATTTCTTTATTCCTGTATCGAAAGAAATAACCGTTTTAAAATTATACAACTGCGAACTGGACAGTTTAAAAGACATCAGTCAGTTTCCTGATCTGAAAAGGCTTTATCTTGATCCTGACTTAAAAATTAATGATTCCAATCCTGATTATGATAATTCAAAAAAGTTTACACTTAAAGAATGCGTTATTGAATCATTTGTATCATTTTATGACTGGACTCCGGATGTGGTACAGCCTGATTTTGATGCAAAACTGCTCCTTTCTGCAGCTCCTTATCTCCGAAATCTGACAGTAGAAGGATACAAACTCACCCATACGGATTATCTGAAACATTTACCAAAGTTAGATCAACTCACCTTTGAAAAATGTACCGTAGATCTGGAAGATTATTTATCTGTGGCACCACAAATTAAAAAGATAAGGTTCCGTATGACTGAGATAAAAAACCAGAATGCCTTCAGGTATTTTATAAAACTGAAAAAGATAGATTTTTCAGTGAATCGTTATGAAGAACAATATTTTGTAGATATCGAAAAGCTTTTGCCTCTGAAAGAAAGTTTAAAAAAAATCAACCTTCTCGATCGTGAAGTCTTTTTGAATATTGAGCAGATAAAATATTTTACAGCATTAGAAAAGCTTATTATCACAGCAACATCTTTGGAATTTGCACAAGAGATTCTTTCTATTGAATCTCTTAAAAATCTGGAGCTGGGAATTTATCCTCAAGAGGATAAGCCGGAAAATAACAGATCTTTTATTCTGGATTTACAACATCTTAAAAATGTTGAAAAATTACAGTTATATACCAATGAAGATTTTTATTTTAGAGGAATCGGTTATTTAAAATCTTTGAAAATGCTTATTTTAGAAGATGATGGTGATTTGGAAAATTTAGCGCAGTTGCCGTCACTCAAAAAACTATTTATTGAGGTAAGTGAGATTGATAAACTCCCTCGTTTAGAGCAGGTAAAAGTACTTAAACTATATAGCAGAGGAAAATATTGTAAAATAAATCTACCTGATAAATTTCCCAATCTTAAAAAACTTGATTTAACCACATCACAAAAGCAAAAAATAAAACTCAACGATTTGGAAAAATTAAAAATACTTACACTCTTTGGAAGCGATTTTGATGGCATTGTATCTTTAGAAAATCTCCCCAAACTTGAGGAACTGGATCTCGGTTATTGCGGGCTTTCCAAAGTAACTAAACTGGATAATCTTACCCATTTAAAAACATTAAATCTGGAAGAAAACGAAATTGAAAACATCGATGGTTTAGAAAACTTGAAAAATCTGGAACGCCTGAACCTCTTTGATAACAAAATCGACGATATCAGTGTATTGAATAAGCTCCCCAAGCTTCGTGAAGCTAATCTTGCCGGGAACAAAATAAAAAAAGTAGATGCCGAAAAACAGCTCGACAACCCAGAAGTGGCAATCTGGTACTACAGACCTTTTACTCCTTTCCAAATAATTATTGACTAG
- a CDS encoding AbiH family protein, giving the protein MNKIILIGNGFDLAHGMKTSYSDFIDDFENDLKNEFYNRSLNYDEYEDNTDVSVSKEYKYYNPSNYGFKKDLKAFKFNNIFFEYVLKRFRTLNYYDLEGFFYEVLKQADINNIDKLNSDFYSFINHLEKYLTKVEDEFVEKNNNSISEISEHIYSPILFNELSQDAKFSLSRKYDAWSTNEVGRKIATERIYLDFKKANKSFDSETILLLNFNYTGTADLYKKDKAQTINIHGKLNDAENPIIFGYGDELDSEYSVIENMNDNRFLEHFKSINYAKTENYKQVLEYIDSDLFQVCIMGHSCGNTDRTLLNTIFEHDNCASVKIYYYQKSATQDNYLDVYKNISRNFNSKAKLRDRVVNKSFCKPLISFLE; this is encoded by the coding sequence ATGAATAAAATTATACTAATTGGGAATGGGTTCGATTTGGCTCATGGAATGAAAACGAGCTACAGTGATTTTATTGATGATTTTGAAAATGATCTTAAAAATGAATTTTATAATAGATCGTTAAACTACGATGAATATGAGGATAATACTGATGTTTCTGTAAGTAAGGAGTATAAATATTATAATCCATCAAATTATGGCTTTAAAAAAGATTTAAAAGCATTTAAATTCAATAATATTTTTTTTGAATATGTACTTAAAAGATTTCGAACTCTTAATTATTACGATTTAGAAGGCTTTTTTTATGAAGTGTTAAAACAAGCTGATATTAATAATATTGATAAACTTAACTCTGATTTTTATTCATTCATAAATCATTTAGAAAAATATCTAACGAAAGTTGAAGATGAATTTGTAGAAAAGAATAATAATTCTATATCAGAAATTTCAGAACATATTTATAGTCCAATTTTATTTAATGAGTTATCACAAGATGCGAAATTTTCTTTATCAAGGAAATACGATGCTTGGTCAACTAATGAAGTAGGTAGGAAAATAGCAACAGAAAGAATTTATCTTGATTTTAAAAAAGCTAATAAAAGTTTTGATTCAGAAACAATATTATTACTAAATTTTAATTACACAGGAACCGCAGATTTATACAAAAAGGACAAAGCTCAAACAATAAATATTCATGGAAAACTGAATGACGCTGAAAACCCAATTATTTTCGGATATGGAGACGAGCTTGATTCTGAATATTCAGTAATTGAAAATATGAATGATAACCGATTCCTTGAACATTTTAAATCTATTAATTATGCTAAAACTGAAAATTATAAGCAAGTCTTAGAATACATTGATTCGGATTTATTTCAGGTCTGTATAATGGGACATTCATGTGGAAATACTGATAGAACTTTACTTAATACAATATTTGAACATGACAATTGTGCATCAGTGAAAATTTATTATTATCAAAAATCTGCTACTCAAGATAATTATTTAGATGTTTATAAAAATATTAGCAGAAATTTTAATAGTAAAGCTAAATTAAGAGATCGTGTAGTAAATAAATCTTTTTGTAAACCCTTGATTAGTTTTTTAGAATAA